A genome region from Camelina sativa cultivar DH55 chromosome 10, Cs, whole genome shotgun sequence includes the following:
- the LOC104719283 gene encoding uncharacterized protein LOC104719283 — protein MEAYREEAFKAKQIAERRFAEKDFSGARSYALRAKSLFPDLEGLSQMLTTYEVYLASQSRRSGEIDYYAVLGLKPSAGKREVKKQYKKMAVLLHPDKNKCLGANGAFQIISEAWSFLSAEFKKSTFYYKRKKVIDSMVVQKNSTEYAPSPAGFDCCPPVSERLDTFWTVCTSCKVQYEYLRKYVNKRLSCKNCRGAFIALETGPAPLSASIQYAAPSHATSNGYGGHGYDAVSRMPTNSTYFLGQYPAHGYEYVTNESYDWSSYVGTPPGNLESNRMSSVSNGYPYKPTNGVACRGRKKVKEGPNRTNSMKSMASELIYPSPANWSADLSVIKASRPEKKRNIGLGSSGNGSVENITKSNPESKATNLDTNMEHEFKHPGQSYGSMRRWSSATGLDARKLLINKAKTDIKQRLEIMRLASEATAATMDAAPLDQISASSKVGDDVSRIGKTVSSGHQSARKINGPITVPDSDFHDFDKNRAEECFEARQIWAIYDEDDGMPRLYCMVREVLSVQPFKIDIAYLSSKTDIEFGTMKWVQYGFTKSCGHFRIRNTDIVDHVNIFSHLLKGKKTGRGGCVRIFPKTGDIWAVYKNWSPNWNNSTPDEVRHQYEMVEILDEYSEQFGVCIAPLVKVEGYKTVYCRRGTEESRKWIPRREMLRFSHQVPSWFLKEETSGVPGNCWDLDPAAIPEELLSH, from the coding sequence ATGGAAGCATACAGAGAAGAGGCTTTTAAAGCGAAGCAGATCGCTGAGAGAAGATTTGCTGAGAAGGATTTTTCAGGGGCAAGGAGTTATGCGTTGAGGGCCAAGTCACTGTTTCCAGATTTGGAGGGTTTGTCTCAAATGCTCACGACGTACGAAGTTTATTTAGCTTCTCAGAGTAGGCGCAGTGGGGAGATTGATTACTATGCAGTTCTCGGACTAAAACCATCAGCTGGAAAAAGAGAAGTGAAGAAACAGTACAAGAAGATGGCTGTATTGCTCCATCCCGACAAGAACAAATGCCTTGGAGCTAACGGGGCATTTCAGATCATATCTGAAGCTTGGAGTTTCCTGTCAGCTGAGTTTAAGAAAAGCACtttttattacaaaagaaagaaagttatCGATTCCATGGTGGTCCAGAAGAACAGTACAGAGTATGCTCCCTCACCCGCAGGATTCGATTGTTGTCCACCAGTTTCAGAAAGACTTGATACTTTCTGGACTGTATGCACCTCTTGCAAAGTGCAATACGAGTATCTGCGGAAGTATGTGAATAAGAGGCTGTCATGTAAGAACTGCCGAGGAGCATTTATTGCTCTGGAGACTGGGCCGGCTCCTCTTAGTGCATCAATTCAATATGCAGCTCCATCTCATGCAACAAGTAATGGCTATGGAGGTCATGGCTATGATGCTGTTTCACGTATGCCTACCAATTCTACGTATTTCTTAGGACAGTATCCTGCACATGGATATGAATATGTTACAAATGAGTCATATGACTGGAGCTCATATGTGGGAACACCTCCTGGGAATCTGGAGTCAAACCGCATGTCGTCAGTATCCAATGGATATCCTTATAAGCCCACCAATGGGGTAGCCTGTAGGGGAAGGAAAAAAGTTAAAGAAGGCCCTAACAGGACGAACTCAATGAAAAGCATGGCCTCTGAGCTGATATATCCAAGCCCAGCCAATTGGTCTGCTGATCTGTCAGTGATTAAGGCCAGCAGACctgagaagaagaggaatatTGGTTTGGGGTCATCTGGTAATGGATCTGTTGAGAACATTACAAAATCTAATCCAGAATCAAAAGCAACAAATTTGGATACAAACATGGAACATGAGTTTAAACATCCTGGGCAAAGTTATGGTTCAATGCGACGGTGGTCTTCTGCAACAGGATTGGATGCGCGAAAGCTATTGATTAACAAAGCTAAAACAGATATTAAGCAAAGACTAGAGATTATGAGATTGGCTTCAGAGGCAACGGCGGCTACTATGGACGCGGCTCCCCTTGATCAAATAAGTGCCTCCTCCAAGGTAGGGGATGATGTATCCAGAATAGGAAAAACAGTTTCCTCTGGTCATCAATCTGCTCGGAAAATAAACGGGCCTATAACAGTTCCAGACTCCGACTTCCATGACTTTGATAAAAACAGAGCAGAGGAGTGCTTCGAGGCTAGGCAAATATGGGCAAtttatgatgaagatgatggtatgCCACGGTTATATTGCATGGTCCGGGAAGTACTCTCCGTGCAACCTTTTAAGATTGACATAGCCTACTTGAGCTCCAAGACAGACATCGAGTTTGGTACAATGAAATGGGTGCAGTACGGGTTTACAAAGTCATGTGGACATTTCAGGATACGAAACACTGACATAGTTGACCATGTTAACATATTTTCCCATCTCTTGAAAGGCAAGAAAACAGGAAGAGGCGGTTGTGTTAGGATATTCCCCAAAACCGGAGATATCTGGGCTGTGTACAAGAACTGGTCACCAAACTGGAACAACTCAACTCCAGACGAAGTGAGGCACCAGTACGAAATGGTTGAGATCCTTGATGAATATTCTGAACAGTTTGGGGTTTGCATCGCCCCGCTGGTGAAAGTAGAGGGTTACAAAACCGTGTATTGCAGGAGAGGTACGGAGGAGAGCAGAAAGTGGATACCGAGGAGAGAGATGCTGCGGTTTTCTCATCAAGTGCCATCTTGGTTTCTTAAAGAAGAAACTAGTGGTGTGCCCGGAAACTGTTGGGACTTGGACCCAGCTGCTATACCAGAGGAGTTGCTTTCACACTGA